The Apodemus sylvaticus chromosome 4, mApoSyl1.1, whole genome shotgun sequence nucleotide sequence GGAAGAGAAACCTCACTAGTCTCTCACCTAGGAAGCCACCCAGGGGACCAGTCAGAGCCATTAGCGCTAGAATTACTCAATATGCTTTCTGGTTCCCCAGTGCCCAGAGGCTCAGGGACCCAGTTCCGTCGGTGCTACACTCTTCCACTAGACTGGCCCTTGTACCCACTCATCTCTGTTGACAAAGCTGTGAACCAGAAATCAATAGAGCACATACCTCCCCAACTTGTATGTACACACAGATAACAGATTTTCTACAATGCTGAGACACCCCATCAgatcttctgggggggggggggctcaaaaTACCAGAGCCTGAAGCCGGGATCgtggaaatgtgtgtgtgagcacacatatgTTTGGGAATCTGATTCCTCGTGGGTCTCACTGTTGAGCTTTGCTGAGCTCCTTTCTTCAATGCAAAGTTCATTAGTCTCTCTTCTGTCAGGCCTCAGCCTAGCTTCTCCACCACCAATCTATTGGTCTGTCTAGACTCTGTCAGCTCCACCTTCCAAGCTTCCCGCTCAGGCTGTCTCCTCAGTCCCTGCTTCCAAGAACTCTGAGGTGTTGCTCTAGAGCACGGGTCCCCACTGGTCTCGTTTGACCCTGATCATCCTGCACAGAGTGCCGACTCACTGCTCCCTTTGTACAGGAGAGGaatcttcccccccccacccccgctacaGAGTCCCAAAGGCAGCCCATGCCGAACCAGTAtaggggcagagaaagaaaaacagtttcACTAGCACCTGGCCAAAGAGTGAACTTCAAACTAGTTGGGCTGAgttgaggaagggagggaggtgagtgGGAGTGAGGAAAGGCTAGCTAAACTCTAGTGGTACCGGACGGAAGACTTCCAGTTAGCCAGGCGGGGTCCTCCTCTCAGACCCTTGGAGAAGACTGCATATTGCCAAGGTACTTGTGGGCAAAGAGGTGTGGCCAACTGACACACTGTGCACACTAGATAGCTCTGCTCCAAGAGGACCAGGAGAGATTTCATGAGACAGCAAACAAATCAAAATCCTTGGACAGAGCTTTGGGTTGGACACAGCCTTGGAAGTCACCCCACTGTTCTGTGTGTGGGGATCAAAGAAGACAGGCTATAGAAGGTGGGGCTTGGCAGAGGAGCCAAGGCTGGCACTGAGAGGCGGGGAAGGCAGGAGGCATGGGCCAAGGGATCAGGAGAGCTGGGAGCCCAGGAGTCTCTCAATAGCCGCATTGATGTCCCCTCCGGTGGCGATCAGGGCCTGCAGGTTGGCCTCACGGTTGACAAAGCCCATGGAGTTGAGTTGTTCCAGCTGCTGTTGAAATCTCACTTCTGGCATTGGCACCTGGAAGAGGCAGGACTTGCAAGTGGGCATGGACCCGTTCTCGGGCtagcccttttcttccttcctttttgagaatattttggtatatagcccaggctgccctagaatttgcaattctcctgcctcagcctcctgagtgctgggattacaggcatgaacatTGTGCTTGCCTCCTATAGGAACAGTTTGAATTTGAGTGTTTATATAATATCAGTAGGCCCCTAATTCCCCATATTCAAGGACGGCCCTTGATGCGTGTCATCCTGCTGGCCCATCCACCCCCCTCCcctcagggccttgtgcttgaAGTGAGGAAATATGAGTTGTAAAAGAAGACAGGGAACCTACTTCCCAAGATTGTAAATATCTGTAACAAGACAGACAATACTTTTGTTAAATTTTCCAAGTCCCTAGTAGACCTGCATCAGCTTGTTCCTAAATGCTTTCCGATGTTAACAGATGCTTCGAGAGACCAGTGCTGGGATGGAGatgtggctaagagcactggttactcttccagaggccccaggtTCGAGTGCTAGCATctacatgaaggctcacaactgtctgcaactctgcTTTCCAGGGATCTGatacctcttctggcctctgtgggcacgaGGCACACACTTCGTACccagacatacgtgcaggcaaaacactcatagatatgaaataaaaattaaaattctgagAGGCGGAGCATGGTGCCaccacacacctttagtcccaacacccaggaggcagaagcaagcagatttctgacttcaaggctagcctggtctacaaattgagttccaggacaaccagggctattaTATTGAAAAACccgagctgggcgtggtggcgcccaggacagccagggctatacagagaaaccctgacttgaaaagccaataaagaaaagaaaagaaaaacctgtctcaaaaaagtaagaaataaaaaaaaaaaaattaaattctaatGCTGGGCTAGGTATGTTGCATGCACACGTGCAAGTGCAAACATACAGCCCAGAGTGCAACAGTCTCCAGGATGTTTGCAAAACATATCCCTCCTGACAGTCCTCATACACACACTGCCAGAGGAACGGTCAGagaagaggccaggagagagagcatgtgtgctCTTCTTAACCACCAGGAATTTTCTTTCCCACATACTCCTCTCACTATCTCCTGGGAATGCTTCCCTGTGGGATGTTTGGGAAGCACCAGGCTCGATCATGAGCAAGAGGTCATGAAGAACGAGCGGAAGGGCAGGGCTTACTGCCCACCTGACTGGGGATAGCAGAAAGTGTGACCTGCCTAGGGCCTCCCAGGCCTACAGGGTCAGAGCCTTCCTGGTGCTTACTGCTGTTTCTCCATCACAGAATTTGGACTGGACGAGCCTCAGAGATCAACCTGGCTCAGCCCCCCTAGAATTTACACAAGTGTCTGTAGAAGAGTCCAGAAGTTTCCAGAAGAGTCACTGAGGCAGAGGTCTGAGATGCCAAGTCACCTCTGTGCTTACCCAAAGTCCTGGCCTTCCCTTTCCACCCTCAGCCAGCTAACCTCTCTGCCCTTGGCTCTCTCCATCAATACCATACTGATGCTGGGACAGCAGGGTTCCGAGCGTGTGCCGAGCACTGCCACTATCTCACCCTATTTTAAAGCTACACAAACCACTtagcagtggtggcacttgcctttagtcccaacactcaggaggaagaggcaggcagatctcttgagttcaaggccagcagaaagagttccaggacagccagctagggctacacagagaaaccctgtcttaaaaacaaagtttaaGCAAAAAGAATCTGCAGAAACCCTATTTGACACTTGCCCACAGCTAATGCTTGGCAGGCCAGGCGCAGGCGTGCCTCCTATGAGGCCTGCACTGCTGCCTGGACTGCAGTCCTGCCCTTCACGATACTCAGGTTGCTACTGCTCTGTGTACCTGCGAGTTCCCACTTCCGGACAAAAGCTGGATCATCTGCTGCATGAGTTGTTGCTGGGCATTGGAACCCACGCTGGGAGGAGATGTGGCTGGCATGCCCGGGGAGGAAGTGGGAGCCTCTGGCGAAGATCCGGAGTTGCTGCCTGCCAGGGGTACCGAGGTCCGGGGTGTCCCAAAGGAGCCAAGGCTGGAGGCAGGAAAAGAACGAAGGTTAGGAGATGGCAGTGCACAACACGGTGGGAAATGGACGTGGAGGGCAGTGCTTGTAATCTGGGCATTTGGGAGGTCGGGAGAAGACAACCacaagcttgaggctagcctgggctatgaaaGGGAGACTTAGtctgaaagaaaaaggaaaggaatggaaaTGTGAGATCCAGAAGGAAAAACAgtcagaacaaaaccaaaaagcagaCCCAGCCCAAGGTacggcagtgtgtgtgtgtgtgtgtgtgtgtgtgtgtgtgtgtgtgtgtgtgtgaaagagagaaagagaaacacacccACCAATGCTTCTTACCTGGGTACCAGCCCGGGGGCTTCAGTCTGGAGGGTCTGCAGTCCCTGCTGGATCTGCAGCAAGGCCTGCATGGCCCGGGGATTGGTGAGGATGGAGAGAGACTCTGGGTTCTGCATCTGTTGGGAAACAAGCAGAGAAGGCAACAGGAGAATCAGGAAAGAGCCAGGAAGCTACAGCCGGGGCCTGCCCGTCACCTTAACTCCAGCCCTGGGCCCCTCTCTCTGGACCTCACTCACCTGCTGCAGAAACACAGGGAGCTGCAGGCGGAGCTGCTCCTGAAGTTGTGGATTCCCAGCAAACAGTGGCACATTCACCATCATCTGCAAGAGTGATGGGATAGGGAAGCCTGGGCCATCCTACCCCGAGAGGTCCCCACAGCTGCAGACCCTCCTCAGCACCCCCATGACCGCAGGGAATCGCAAAGTGCTCCACAGAAGCCCGTGTGGGAGGGACAGTGACAAGGAAATGGGCCTGTGTGCTGAGCAAGAAACCGCAGCAGGAATCAGCCTGCGTCCGACAGTCACCTGAGCTATGCTTCAAGTCTACAGGGTGTCCCAGTGCCAGAGTCCCTGCAGTGCGCCATCCCAGCAGGGAAGGGGCTGTGACTGCCACCACTTGCAGAGATGGGGAGACTAAACAACTTGCTTAGCTCACAGAGCTGTGAAGGCGCAGAACTTGGAGTAGGAGCTGAGGCAGCCTGGCCCCAGTGCCTCAGTGTCCAGCCAACTGTTCCCCTTCCCCAGAAGAGCTTCCTTCAGCAGTTTCAGACCTGAGCAGCAAAGTCAGGGTTCTGGGCGAGCGTCTGCATCATGGTGCGCATGTAAGGGGCCGAGATGACGTTCTGCATCAGCTGGGGGTTTTCAGAAACCTGCTGGAGGAGCGCCTGCATTTCTGGGCTGTTGAACATCCCTAGaacaaagaggcagagacaaaacaggaagaaaggggTCCAAATGGAAACCAGACACCTCACTACATCTACCTTACTTCAGACACTGAGTGGTCAGAAAACAGAGAGGTCATGGTCACATAGGCACCCAAGCACCATGACGTGGGGCCAAGTGCTCCTTGCTCTGAGGTTAGCTCACACTGATTAATCCTGAACTTGTCCCATCAATCTGGTTAAGGGCTAACTGGCTAGAACCCGAGTCTGAGTTATATCCCTCGGACTGTGCCTGCAGTGAGCTCAGACAGTGTGAGCTGCATAGAGCTAAGTGCCGTGGGAAGCAATGGCTTTTCACCCTGCCTGAGCAGCAGACGCCTGCCTCACATCCCCAGCCTCACCCAGGGACTGCAAAGGTGCAGCCAGAGCCTGCACGGGAGACATGGAGCCACTGTTTGGTTTTCCCCTCTCTTGGAGAGGGTCCTGGCTCCCCACATTTAGAAACTGTTTAAGCCACAGATCAAGAGCAAGTCCTCCCTCAGGAGATAAGGAAACTGAAGAGGATAAGGAAACTGTTAAGAGGAAAGGACTTTCCCAATTCAAGTATCTCCCAGAGGGCAGGGGAATCAGGGAACTAGAGCCTGTCACCATGCAGAGAATCCACTCCCTGGGGCTTAGCAGTGTGGAACCTGTATTTACCCTGCACGCCTTTTTCTTCTGACACCACAGCTGCTGTCTCTGAATGTGTCCCTCCCCCTAATCCTCATCTCCCACTCTGACAATGTAAATGGGTCACATTTACACTGGGTGGCACCAGACAAGTCCACGGGCTGGGAGGTGTGGCTGGTGTATTTATGAGCCATCACTTAGGTCTTTACCAGGGATAAGGGACGTGGTCAGACAAACAAATCTTCCTCCTGAGAAGGGAGGGCCATTACCCCAGGCTGCTGAGCCCTTCTCTAGATTTAATTCGGTCTCACCTGTTTTCAAAACACTGGAGCAGTATGGACCCCATTCAGTCCTGGGGCAGAAGGGCTGCCCTGGTGTGCCCCCACTAAGCTGCTTTCTTCCACCCTAGGACATACCTGACCCCAGGCTAGCCGCATTGATCCCAAAGGGGTTCGAGACTGTCGGGTGCACCTGGCTGGTCCCCGATCCTCCGGCGCCCTCCCCACCGGACCCGGGGGCCTGGGAGGTGGGGGGCGAGGGGCTCCAGGGGTTAGGGAGGGGCTCTCGATTCTCAGTCCGAAGAGGTTGGGAGGATGAGTTGTCGGAGTTCCCGgccagggaagagaaggggttgTTGCCAaactgggaggagggaaaggtTTTGGGTTAAGGACTGTAATGAACAAGGGATGAGGGAGAGGCTCCCTCTCTGCTCGCTAAGAGCTTCCCCTCCCCAGGGAAAGGAGAGACAGGGCCGCACACATCCTCACGAATCCTCTGTCCTAAGGACTAGCTCCACCCTCACCGACCCTGAGGGGACAGCTGGGGGGATGCTGGCTACTGGCAGCCAGTGTCCTCAGGAAACCTGCCTTCTCCTTGCTTGTGCTCAGTGTGggcttctgccttctgctgtaACCCACAGATGCTCACACGCATCTTTTCCTTCGGTAATGAGGTATTTCAGCTCTTAGAGCAGTTAAAGGGCAGAGGCCAAGTCAGACCCACCTTTTGACCCTTAGCCCTGACAACAGTAGGCGCTGGCTTTATGCATGCAGGCTCTCAGACCTGGCTCTCATTTGACCCCgatctgtctctgttccctctttCCCTGCCACCTCGGCCTAATCTGAATCCCTAGAACTCTCTTCCCCACTTCCAAGGTCCCCTGAGAGGCACCTGAGCCACCCAGGAATGCTATGACGGTACCCCAGGGGAGCACAGCTCTGGCTAAGGATTCCCTTTAGGTTTCCTCCATCCCCTGTCCTTTGGATGGATCCTCCAGTCTCTCCCACTCCTAAAGACTACTCAAGGCTGTACCTCATCACATGGCATGTTGCCCAAAGGTGACACCAAAccccttccctccattcctctaACATCCAGGACACAGCTGTTCAGGGACCTGTATGCCCAGGGGGCCACGTGTGCCAAGCTCTGGACCCCGCTTCACTTGCTCAGTTTTAGAAGCCCACTTAAGACTTGAAGCAAAAGGGAGACAGCTGAGCAGCTTGGCCCCCCACCTATCCTGTGATTCAAAGTGGGTCACGGGGTCTCAGCTAACCAATTGCCTATGGAGCCTCGGCTACAACAGATGCCCATTTCAATAACCAGCTGGCCTCAGAAACCACAGCTTtaatcttttccctttttttaaaaaagatttattcattattatatgtaagtatactgtaactgccttcagacacaccagaagagggtgtcagatctcattacagatggttgtgagccaccatgtggttgctgggatttgaactcaggaccttccgaagagcagtcagtgctcttaactgctgagccatctctctagcccaggcttTAATATTTACTGCTGTTTTAGACCTCGCATTCCTGT carries:
- the Ubqln4 gene encoding ubiquilin-4, producing the protein MAEPSGAETRPQIRVTVKTPKDKEEIVICDQASVKEFKEEISRRFKAQQDQLVLIFAGKILKDGDTLNQHGIKDGLTVHLVIKTPQKTQDPVTAAASPPSTPDSASAPSTTPASPAAPVQPCSSGNTTSEAGSGGGPSPVAAEGSSSATASILSGFGGILGLGSLGLGSANFMELQQQMQRQLMSNPEMLSQIMENPLVQDMMANPDLMRHMIMANPQMQQLMERNPEISHMLNNPELMRQTMELARNPAMMQEMMRNQDRALSNLESVPGGYNALRRMYTDIQEPMFTAAREQFGNNPFSSLAGNSDNSSSQPLRTENREPLPNPWSPSPPTSQAPGSGGEGAGGSGTSQVHPTVSNPFGINAASLGSGMFNSPEMQALLQQVSENPQLMQNVISAPYMRTMMQTLAQNPDFAAQMMVNVPLFAGNPQLQEQLRLQLPVFLQQMQNPESLSILTNPRAMQALLQIQQGLQTLQTEAPGLVPSLGSFGTPRTSVPLAGSNSGSSPEAPTSSPGMPATSPPSVGSNAQQQLMQQMIQLLSGSGNSQVPMPEVRFQQQLEQLNSMGFVNREANLQALIATGGDINAAIERLLGSQLS